The following proteins are co-located in the Heliorestis convoluta genome:
- a CDS encoding cysteine protease StiP family protein: MTLLGNKILPEPNQIGSYNREDVVFLLKDISGMMEEIPTEQRERLIQKGVHYSEMLPLEYKPTPEYMDLFYQTLEESARKVAWATAVVAEKLVRFHSSDLVLVSLARAGTPVGILIRRYLEKIHGMKVPHYSISIIRDKGIDENALLYILQKHGNKGLQFVDGWTGKGAIAMQLTKACQQFQEKYAIELSDQLAVLADPGYCAPLYGTREDYLIPSACLNSTVSGLVSRTVYKPELLGSLDYHGARYYRELKEEDVSNLFVNRISRYFEEVASEGQIYLKKKMRERICLTEGKCKGEQNSDPSLLLEPCSWQGLQSLQSIQNHFKMKDINLIKPGVGETTRVLLRRVPWKILVDSMNNPNLKHILILARDRNVPVEVYPDLIYSCCGLIKPLDGHERDRKE, translated from the coding sequence ATGACCCTTCTAGGAAATAAAATCTTGCCCGAGCCCAACCAAATCGGTTCTTACAATCGCGAGGATGTAGTTTTTCTACTGAAAGATATCAGTGGAATGATGGAAGAAATCCCGACAGAACAACGGGAGCGATTGATTCAAAAGGGCGTTCATTATTCGGAGATGCTTCCTTTAGAGTACAAGCCTACGCCCGAATATATGGATCTTTTTTATCAGACCTTAGAAGAATCGGCTCGAAAAGTAGCTTGGGCTACAGCCGTTGTGGCTGAGAAACTTGTTCGTTTTCATTCGTCCGATCTTGTATTGGTATCGCTAGCGAGAGCGGGAACGCCGGTGGGCATATTAATTCGCCGCTATTTAGAGAAAATTCATGGTATGAAGGTGCCTCATTACAGCATATCTATTATTCGTGATAAAGGCATCGATGAAAATGCCTTATTATATATTTTGCAAAAGCACGGAAATAAAGGCCTTCAGTTTGTCGATGGCTGGACAGGCAAAGGGGCCATCGCTATGCAATTAACGAAAGCTTGTCAACAATTTCAAGAAAAATACGCCATAGAGCTTTCCGATCAGCTTGCTGTTCTAGCTGACCCTGGTTACTGTGCCCCTCTATATGGTACGAGAGAAGATTATCTAATTCCCAGTGCTTGTCTTAACTCCACTGTGTCTGGATTGGTTAGTCGTACTGTTTATAAGCCTGAGCTACTAGGCTCTCTCGATTATCATGGGGCTCGCTACTACAGAGAGCTCAAAGAGGAAGACGTGTCCAACTTATTTGTCAATAGGATTTCAAGGTATTTTGAAGAAGTTGCTTCGGAAGGGCAAATCTATCTTAAGAAAAAAATGCGAGAGCGCATTTGCCTTACAGAAGGTAAATGCAAGGGGGAGCAGAATTCTGATCCATCTTTGTTGCTAGAGCCTTGCTCTTGGCAAGGCTTACAGTCTCTTCAATCGATTCAAAATCACTTCAAAATGAAAGATATTAACTTGATTAAACCAGGTGTAGGAGAGACAACTAGAGTCCTTTTGCGACGTGTTCCCTGGAAAATACTCGTTGACTCTATGAACAATCCCAATCTAAAACATATTTTGATTCTGGCGCGAGATCGAAATGTTCCTGTCGAAGTCTATCCAGACTTGATCTACTCTTGCTGTGGCTTGATCAAGCCTCTCGATGGCCATGAAAGGGATAGAAAAGAATGA
- a CDS encoding HAD family hydrolase: MMEKIIFATDLDQTLIYSRRSMGDSHQLHDLVPVERYKGQYISYMTTQSVEQFCEVSKQALVVPVTTRTIEQYKRVTLPTQPYYAVVSNGGHILIDGEPDQAWHHKIQSQIQEKCLGLEEMEAEFSKIAAPDWVTDRRRAEHLFLFYIIERTKVPTEELERFSLWAYEQNWRISIQGRKLYLVPKPVSKWAAVEEILERVGHHYVVAAGDSLLDQEMLEKANLALAPSHGELWSTFCQKKQEKHCEEDSVKANTKTRKITFLPQQGMKAGEEILNCLLSLCEERKEGPTSVIS, encoded by the coding sequence ATGATGGAAAAAATAATCTTTGCTACGGATTTAGATCAAACGCTGATCTATTCACGGCGAAGTATGGGTGATTCTCATCAACTCCATGATCTGGTACCGGTAGAACGTTACAAAGGCCAATATATTTCTTATATGACCACTCAATCGGTAGAACAATTCTGTGAAGTGTCCAAGCAAGCCCTTGTTGTTCCTGTTACAACCCGCACTATAGAACAGTACAAAAGAGTTACCCTGCCCACGCAACCCTACTATGCCGTCGTAAGCAATGGCGGTCATATTCTTATTGACGGAGAACCTGACCAAGCATGGCACCATAAGATTCAGTCTCAAATACAAGAAAAGTGCCTGGGATTGGAAGAAATGGAAGCGGAATTTTCTAAAATAGCCGCGCCAGATTGGGTTACAGATCGTCGCAGAGCTGAACACCTTTTTTTGTTTTACATCATTGAGAGAACAAAGGTGCCTACCGAAGAACTGGAAAGATTTTCTCTATGGGCATATGAACAGAATTGGCGAATCTCAATACAAGGCCGAAAGCTTTACCTTGTACCCAAGCCAGTAAGCAAGTGGGCTGCTGTAGAAGAGATCCTTGAAAGAGTAGGCCATCACTATGTTGTCGCTGCCGGTGATTCCCTCTTAGATCAAGAGATGCTTGAAAAAGCCAATCTTGCACTAGCACCATCTCACGGTGAATTGTGGTCTACTTTCTGCCAGAAGAAACAAGAAAAGCACTGTGAAGAGGATTCGGTAAAAGCAAATACAAAAACAAGAAAAATTACCTTCCTTCCTCAGCAAGGCATGAAAGCAGGAGAAGAGATTTTGAACTGTCTCTTATCTCTATGCGAAGAAAGAAAAGAAGGCCCTACGAGCGTTATCTCGTAA
- a CDS encoding ketopantoate reductase family protein — translation MKIAVLGAGAMGSLYGSFLSQSGADLWLIDIWKEHIEEIQKKGITIEEGEASYSIPVKATIDKSQVGPVDLLLIFVKSYQTKKALEDLSPLIGEETTFLTLQNGLGNDEAIVERYGQNAILAGTSSFGATLLGPGRIRVAGRGETTLGILRGATTESLEKVAQLFRQSQLNPRIEENVQGPIWDKLLVNVGINALTALMQIPNGRLLDHKGLLYLLEQAVREAEEVAKALQVPTSPQPVEKTKKIAQVTGHNFSSMYQDLHNGRRTEIDAINGKVAACAKSVGLPTPVNETLGLLIEAMTEVKQIKRNRSDT, via the coding sequence ATGAAGATAGCTGTACTAGGCGCTGGTGCTATGGGCTCACTCTACGGTTCTTTTTTATCACAAAGTGGTGCCGATCTTTGGCTGATCGATATTTGGAAAGAGCATATCGAAGAAATACAAAAAAAAGGCATCACGATTGAAGAAGGTGAAGCCTCTTATTCTATACCCGTCAAGGCAACGATCGATAAAAGTCAGGTCGGGCCTGTCGACTTACTGCTTATTTTTGTAAAGTCTTATCAAACAAAAAAGGCCTTAGAAGATCTCTCCCCTCTTATTGGTGAAGAGACTACCTTTCTAACGTTGCAAAATGGCTTGGGCAATGATGAAGCTATTGTAGAGCGTTACGGTCAAAATGCAATCTTAGCTGGCACCAGTTCTTTTGGCGCTACCCTGTTAGGACCTGGGCGCATTCGCGTGGCCGGTCGAGGCGAGACCACTCTAGGCATTCTTCGTGGCGCCACTACGGAATCGTTAGAAAAGGTAGCTCAACTTTTTCGACAGAGTCAACTGAATCCCCGAATCGAAGAGAATGTGCAAGGTCCGATATGGGATAAGCTATTGGTCAATGTAGGCATCAATGCTCTAACAGCACTGATGCAAATACCCAACGGACGTCTTCTTGATCATAAAGGGTTGTTGTATTTATTAGAGCAAGCCGTGAGAGAAGCTGAAGAAGTAGCAAAGGCGCTTCAGGTACCAACTTCTCCCCAGCCCGTAGAAAAGACAAAAAAAATAGCCCAAGTAACAGGTCATAACTTTTCCAGTATGTATCAAGATCTACACAATGGACGCCGAACAGAAATTGATGCGATCAACGGTAAAGTAGCAGCATGCGCTAAAAGTGTAGGCCTACCAACGCCCGTCAATGAAACGTTAGGCTTGCTCATTGAAGCCATGACAGAAGTAAAACAGATCAAAAGGAACAGAAGCGACACCTAA
- a CDS encoding S-layer homology domain-containing protein → MQKAISFLLTLLLLFFTAGTAWGASSHMPLEGGIANEYDYEEYIFVTGQPVHMQGTVRVTISAGRGDTTTTRFTFNLSDATGQNKLNRSTTYVEMATQREDQQQSTKTTQLDRITETITIDGNRYQLVDGRNFKSVLVDKHPVVNYYSGNWEGRKIYNVNRNQGRLTVESSGHTIGYDHNWGRSETQRMTHLLQYRPVNPGVEDNSPFTSPWDGQVDYAINLSTNRQVLYHNNDPVNISFSGGYIISEQGSSASVIRYDLPWMAEIDNEPIIDNHYRHRDELQLSLTTSPKVHRLYVPNFEDIRNHWAQSYVNRLAGLKAWNGHSGYFGPIQPITRLDFARAFVQTLGIVSPEGPSGMIAYTAGYPNLPNPGEKAQGPNSTTRPSARDPYNGATGTPRQLAAASNPSPFADITPAMEGFEEVRLAHAQKIMNGVSATRFDPYGLLTREQAATLIVRGLGLIDLAPAGFTYSPFYDDHQISPWARDSIYVAQELGILTGDNYGYYRPQEVMTRAEAAALQVKAIEFLQYDLKHDYRDRLLNLF, encoded by the coding sequence ATGCAAAAAGCGATTTCCTTTTTGCTTACACTACTCCTGCTATTTTTCACAGCTGGCACCGCATGGGGAGCATCCAGTCACATGCCTCTAGAAGGAGGTATTGCCAATGAATATGACTACGAAGAATACATCTTTGTCACCGGCCAACCTGTTCACATGCAAGGCACCGTTCGCGTTACCATCAGCGCCGGACGCGGTGACACTACAACGACTCGCTTTACCTTTAACCTCAGCGACGCCACAGGACAAAACAAACTAAATCGTTCTACCACCTATGTAGAAATGGCTACCCAGCGAGAGGATCAGCAACAAAGTACAAAGACCACACAGTTAGACCGCATCACCGAGACGATCACCATTGACGGTAATCGTTACCAACTTGTCGATGGACGCAACTTTAAGTCCGTCCTAGTGGACAAGCATCCTGTGGTCAACTACTACAGTGGCAACTGGGAAGGGCGCAAAATCTACAACGTTAACAGGAACCAGGGCCGACTCACCGTTGAAAGCTCTGGCCACACCATAGGCTATGATCACAACTGGGGTCGCTCAGAAACACAAAGAATGACCCACCTCTTACAGTATAGACCGGTCAACCCAGGCGTTGAAGACAACAGCCCTTTTACCAGCCCCTGGGACGGTCAAGTCGATTACGCCATTAACCTTTCTACAAACCGTCAGGTATTGTACCACAACAACGACCCTGTCAATATCAGCTTTAGCGGAGGCTACATCATAAGCGAACAAGGTAGCTCCGCCTCTGTCATCCGTTATGATCTTCCTTGGATGGCTGAGATAGACAATGAGCCCATCATTGACAATCACTATCGTCATCGCGACGAGCTCCAGCTTTCACTTACCACATCGCCGAAAGTCCATCGCCTCTATGTACCAAACTTTGAAGATATTCGAAATCACTGGGCTCAATCCTACGTCAATCGTCTCGCAGGCCTGAAAGCTTGGAACGGACACAGCGGCTATTTTGGTCCTATTCAGCCGATTACACGTCTTGACTTTGCCCGTGCCTTCGTACAAACACTGGGCATTGTCTCCCCAGAAGGACCTTCCGGCATGATCGCCTACACAGCAGGTTATCCCAACTTACCCAATCCGGGAGAAAAAGCCCAAGGCCCGAACAGTACCACCAGACCTTCTGCGCGCGATCCTTACAACGGCGCTACGGGTACACCACGACAATTGGCTGCTGCCTCTAACCCCTCCCCTTTTGCCGATATTACCCCGGCTATGGAGGGTTTTGAAGAAGTACGCCTTGCTCATGCCCAAAAAATCATGAACGGTGTCAGCGCCACTCGCTTCGACCCCTACGGCTTGCTTACCCGAGAACAAGCGGCCACTTTAATCGTCCGCGGTCTGGGCCTGATAGACCTCGCACCTGCGGGCTTTACCTACAGTCCCTTTTACGACGATCATCAGATCAGTCCCTGGGCCCGCGATTCTATCTACGTGGCCCAAGAACTTGGCATCTTAACAGGCGATAACTACGGCTACTACCGACCACAAGAAGTAATGACCAGAGCAGAAGCAGCAGCTCTTCAAGTCAAAGCGATAGAATTCCTTCAATATGATCTAAAGCATGATTATCGTGACAGGCTGCTCAATCTTTTCTAA
- a CDS encoding S-layer homology domain-containing protein: MLNRNKKILTLFCASVLFLSTPLVQAATLPSELKGVPYYQSLIYNATYTDTQGHWAEEALYIAGIFGLLKSNQGQIRPDEALTRREALLALANLGGTFEEVQKNQGDNQRNQNASVEPLTLWGQRLIEAAAQQGLFEGFPQAQVGPQSPYWDEAITREEMALWTTRTLQLEPIYGTAQAHIYNFDDWQSINGQTLPYLERALQYGLINGIAQNDRFYMKPQQEITRAQSATIFLNSLPRALEQQERSVFAASIDDIDQIQEGPGGAIIRRLHITTTTGEMRSIVLSGPHKDSPRGQDIAIWKKGPADSRALQPGDQIEIYPATASAKQEGTVSQSAPGEENQRIIDNPSVPEHFLNTDIPMDIHLIRVLQSNSTLEGLLMDYDAGTGYLILQNDQGQLQHGYVMAGATVQIGAIYRKIEDIPNGTYLTARAVADRIVAITADLPTMHPGAIPEGSKVQEGRIRAIEARGLQIVDAEGREVYYPFAPALEVRQGQELARLQDLRIGDPVILRFSTYQGYQIARIEIPKANRLVEDVYRGTIGFINPITKVATLRNVYKYSGSRWQVQPGQVQVRVSPVTSLVLNNQVLSADTFLRVSPGQSIIFSAANNFDGLRASQLALLSSEGAMINDRIRSLDIVGGSLRLQVDGNYLHIDNNTIVLRDGRLTDIKDLEEGDSIMAYVDVTRSGYRAAFIETHKDIIWTEQSSDGLVQGSLLRIRADGEMELQRYSRHRNNSWENFSSGSRRFYIQPSRDTQIYDFRGLIPTTIPISDFLTQGAHGQYNGSYIQSFVQAGRPLVITLHNTAPQPERAPLERTSLARINSLNPQSQTIIFREVQDWSDASQRWTSNPVTLSLHAEEAVIIQNDRIIPFHQLRPNTKVLLIRDPQTNEVRFIFVQ, translated from the coding sequence ATGCTAAATCGAAACAAAAAAATCCTCACACTTTTCTGTGCTTCTGTACTTTTCCTTTCCACCCCTTTGGTTCAAGCTGCCACATTGCCCTCAGAACTAAAAGGCGTCCCTTACTACCAGAGTCTTATCTATAATGCAACCTATACGGATACGCAAGGACACTGGGCTGAAGAAGCCCTCTACATCGCTGGTATCTTTGGACTCCTGAAATCCAACCAGGGCCAGATCAGACCTGATGAAGCTTTAACACGCCGAGAAGCCCTCCTAGCCCTGGCCAACCTTGGTGGAACTTTTGAAGAAGTACAAAAAAACCAAGGGGACAATCAACGCAATCAAAATGCGTCCGTCGAACCGCTCACTCTCTGGGGACAGCGCCTCATCGAAGCAGCAGCCCAACAAGGTCTTTTTGAAGGTTTTCCACAAGCCCAAGTAGGACCACAGTCTCCCTACTGGGATGAAGCAATTACCCGTGAAGAAATGGCTCTATGGACAACTCGAACCCTTCAGTTAGAACCGATCTATGGAACAGCCCAAGCCCACATTTACAATTTTGATGACTGGCAAAGTATTAACGGTCAGACCCTTCCCTATCTTGAAAGGGCTTTGCAATATGGACTGATTAACGGCATTGCACAAAACGATCGCTTCTATATGAAGCCGCAACAAGAGATTACCCGTGCTCAAAGCGCCACCATTTTCTTAAACAGCTTGCCCCGAGCTCTTGAGCAGCAAGAACGCTCCGTCTTTGCCGCTTCCATTGATGACATCGATCAGATCCAAGAGGGACCGGGTGGTGCCATCATACGTCGCCTCCACATCACCACCACCACAGGAGAAATGCGCTCAATCGTCCTCTCAGGCCCCCACAAAGATAGCCCTAGAGGTCAAGATATTGCCATATGGAAAAAAGGACCTGCCGACAGCAGGGCTTTACAACCAGGCGATCAGATTGAAATCTATCCTGCTACAGCCTCAGCCAAGCAGGAAGGAACAGTCAGTCAAAGCGCCCCTGGAGAAGAGAATCAAAGGATTATAGACAATCCTTCCGTTCCAGAGCACTTTCTCAATACAGACATCCCTATGGACATTCATTTGATTCGAGTTTTACAAAGCAACAGCACCCTAGAAGGTCTGCTTATGGACTACGATGCTGGCACAGGCTACCTGATCTTGCAAAATGACCAGGGACAACTTCAGCATGGCTACGTCATGGCTGGTGCCACCGTCCAAATCGGTGCCATCTACCGCAAAATAGAGGATATTCCCAACGGCACCTATCTGACAGCTCGCGCCGTAGCAGATCGTATTGTTGCCATCACGGCTGACCTCCCCACAATGCATCCTGGTGCCATACCGGAAGGCAGTAAAGTCCAAGAAGGTCGTATCCGAGCTATCGAAGCACGAGGTCTTCAGATCGTCGACGCGGAAGGCCGCGAAGTATATTACCCTTTTGCCCCTGCCTTAGAAGTACGGCAGGGACAAGAATTGGCTCGTTTACAAGATCTACGCATTGGCGACCCTGTGATTTTGCGCTTTTCCACCTACCAAGGTTATCAAATTGCTCGCATCGAAATCCCCAAAGCCAATCGCCTTGTCGAAGATGTATATCGTGGTACCATCGGCTTTATCAACCCCATCACCAAAGTCGCCACCCTACGGAATGTGTACAAATACAGCGGTAGTCGTTGGCAAGTCCAACCAGGGCAAGTACAAGTTCGTGTCAGTCCAGTGACCTCGTTAGTGCTCAACAACCAAGTCCTTTCAGCCGATACATTTTTAAGAGTAAGCCCCGGTCAATCTATTATCTTCAGCGCAGCCAACAATTTTGACGGTCTCAGAGCATCTCAGCTGGCCCTTCTTTCTAGTGAAGGAGCAATGATCAACGATCGCATACGCAGCCTTGATATCGTCGGCGGCAGCCTCCGCCTACAAGTCGACGGCAACTACTTGCATATCGACAACAATACAATTGTCCTACGAGACGGACGCCTTACTGATATCAAAGATTTAGAAGAAGGCGACTCCATCATGGCTTATGTCGATGTAACTCGCAGTGGCTACCGAGCTGCCTTCATCGAAACCCACAAAGACATTATCTGGACAGAGCAAAGCAGCGACGGCCTTGTCCAAGGCTCCCTACTAAGAATTCGTGCAGATGGCGAAATGGAACTACAGCGCTACAGCCGTCACCGCAACAACAGTTGGGAAAACTTTAGCAGTGGAAGCAGACGCTTCTATATCCAGCCCAGCCGCGACACCCAAATCTACGACTTCCGCGGCCTCATTCCCACGACCATTCCTATCAGCGATTTCCTAACCCAGGGCGCCCATGGTCAATACAACGGCAGCTATATCCAAAGCTTTGTCCAAGCAGGCCGACCTCTTGTCATAACGCTACACAATACGGCACCCCAACCAGAGAGAGCACCACTAGAAAGAACATCCTTAGCTCGCATCAATAGCCTCAATCCTCAGAGCCAGACCATTATTTTTAGAGAAGTTCAAGATTGGAGCGATGCAAGTCAACGCTGGACATCCAATCCTGTTACTTTATCACTCCATGCAGAAGAAGCCGTCATCATTCAGAATGACAGAATCATACCCTTTCACCAACTGCGCCCCAACACAAAGGTTCTCCTTATCCGCGATCCACAAACCAACGAAGTCCGCTTCATCTTTGTTCAATAA